A genome region from Sporomusaceae bacterium FL31 includes the following:
- a CDS encoding AI-2E family transporter: MIVHAIDGNIVLPFVVGSKVKINALFSFIGILLGEHLWGISGMFLCIPAIAIIKIIFERVDGLKPWGKLLGEEEKPHKKKKSYKISKNITLKEMD; encoded by the coding sequence GTGATCGTTCATGCCATCGACGGAAATATTGTACTGCCTTTTGTGGTTGGTTCTAAAGTGAAAATCAACGCATTATTTTCTTTCATCGGAATTCTTTTGGGCGAACATCTGTGGGGAATTTCCGGAATGTTTCTTTGTATTCCTGCGATTGCCATCATTAAAATTATTTTTGAAAGAGTAGACGGTTTAAAACCTTGGGGAAAATTGCTCGGCGAAGAAGAAAAACCCCACAAAAAGAAAAAAAGCTACAAAATTTCTAAGAATATTACGTTAAAGGAAATGGATTAA